The Stegostoma tigrinum isolate sSteTig4 chromosome 38, sSteTig4.hap1, whole genome shotgun sequence genome contains a region encoding:
- the LOC132206427 gene encoding ferritin, heavy subunit-like produces the protein MVSQVCENYHKDCEDAVNKQINLELYSSYVYLSMFLYFDQDDVALHHFAEFFKEQSHEEREHAEKLMVFQNKRGGRVLLQDIKKPEQDEWGNGLEAMQRALQMEKDVNQSLLDLHKLASGHTDPHLCDFLERHYLDEQVKMIKKLGDHITNLKRLGAPANGMGEYLFDRLTLS, from the exons atggtttcccaagtgtgtgagaactaccacaaggactgtgaggatgctgttaacaagcagatcaacctggagctctattcctcctatgtttacctctccatg TTCTTGTACTTTGACCAGGATGATGTTGCtctgcatcactttgctgagttcttcaaggagcagtcccatgaggagcgggaacatgctgagaaactgatggtattccagaataaacgtggaggccgagtcctcctgcaggacatcaag aagccagagcaggatgagtggggcaatggtctggaggcaatgcagagagctctgcagatggagaaggatgtgaaccagagtctgctggatctgcacaaactcgcctctggccacacggaccctcat ctgtgtgacttcctggagaggcactacttggatgagcaagtgaagatgatcaagaagctgggagatcacatcaccaacctgaagagactgggagcccctgccaatggcatgggagagtacctgtttgacaggctcacactcagctga
- the LOC132206524 gene encoding ferritin, heavy subunit-like, whose amino-acid sequence MPSQVWQNHHKACEDVVNKQITLVLSFSHVYLSMVTVVFSGFISDFKLWPQLMCLVSCHPPPRCRFRRLTMVNDLEARQGALQKEKDVNQSLLDLHNLSSGHTDPHVGPKDGAAENFQNQLRDKELVK is encoded by the exons ATGCCATCCCAAGTGTGGCAGAACCATCACAAGGCCTGTGAGGATgttgttaacaagcagatcaccCTGGTGCTTTCTTTCTCccatgtttacctctccatggtgacaGTGGTGTTCTCtggatttatttcagatttcaagctgTGGCCTCAAT TGATGTGTCTTGTCTCTTGCCATCCACCCCCACGCTGCCGCTTCAGAAGACTGACCATGGTCAATGATCTGGAGGCAAGGCAGGGAGCTCTGCAGaaggagaaggatgtgaaccagagtttgctggatctgCACAATCTCTCCTCTGGCCACAcagaccctcat GTTGGGCCTAAAGATGGTGCAGCCGAGAATTTCCAGAATCAACTCAGAGATAAAGAGCTGGTTAAATGA